In one window of Blastocatellia bacterium DNA:
- a CDS encoding ester cyclase, whose protein sequence is MSSAQSGVVLISRYMESVLNGDYATMSELLSDQLLHNLSRSGIEVKMATKEDAIQYAKDTGKVDVRFLDVFESGDKVVCRYEYTISGEVVPGAQPGTSTNVTGIAIVRIENGKIREIWQEQDVLGMLLGLGMTVLRPEARQQ, encoded by the coding sequence ATGTCAAGCGCGCAAAGCGGCGTCGTGCTCATCTCCCGCTACATGGAATCGGTGCTCAATGGCGACTACGCGACGATGTCGGAGTTGCTGAGCGACCAGCTTTTGCACAACCTCAGTCGCAGCGGCATCGAAGTGAAGATGGCAACCAAAGAGGATGCCATCCAATACGCCAAAGACACCGGCAAGGTGGACGTCCGGTTCCTCGACGTGTTCGAAAGCGGCGACAAAGTGGTCTGCCGTTACGAGTACACCATCTCGGGAGAGGTGGTTCCTGGGGCCCAGCCCGGCACCAGCACGAACGTGACCGGGATCGCAATAGTTCGGATTGAGAACGGGAAGATCCGCGAGATATGGCAGGAACAGGACGTGCTCGGCATGCTCTTGGGCCTTGGCATGACGGTCTTGCGGCCCGAAGCCAGACAGCAATAA
- a CDS encoding ABC transporter ATP-binding protein, which produces MSRDASPDLQLRSSIPGRQRWDVKAIFRNAARARALESNLAALPGVLQVQANPATGRLLILYSPQSTHDFEAIIHRSLAAPSFLASRPTDGQPRKGPLLRILNRFLPSRRELAIPPLVSLSGHVVHILQGHSFVATVNSVRGEAPRFLRSLGIRKRRSRLLAMTGLSLLLTAADLALQYYRKRAWQRLARNTQHRIRTALITRLEEQDLEFFDHHSTGPLISTVTNDTDRIGEFIEQAGDDLIEKPTTILVSGVILLRTSPWLALLGLLPLPLSALLTRTLEPHVGARFARFGEIKDRFSRMLENNIPGIATVKSLTAEELEIRRLSACDAELEEAAVTAESASTLLSVLSQGTFTASLAMATHHSGKLAGAGKISTSKHTRAMYWFPQMVMAFTGLERLRGLYRSAEMSAANALRILDSKPKIIGGPVRLEVSTVQGDVKFENVSFGYDPGFKVLDDVSFQLSPGENLAIVGPTGSGKSSLLKLLLRFYEPDSGRILLDGHDIRELDPGDLRRAVSFVGQEIYIFEGTIRDNLLFGSPDASPDQVVRTITEIAPDLVQTLPGGVDAEAGERGTRLSGGAKQRVAVARALLKGSPVLALDEVTSQLDYKTERLVKEHLTAGTAAKTVIMVAHRLATIRDAHRIIVLDAGRIREQGTHDELLALGGLYASIWNLQSGEDGTLGNLEVRLDRQR; this is translated from the coding sequence ATGAGCCGGGACGCCTCGCCTGACCTGCAGCTCCGGTCCTCGATTCCGGGCCGTCAGCGCTGGGACGTGAAAGCGATTTTCCGGAATGCCGCGCGGGCGCGGGCCCTGGAATCAAATCTCGCCGCACTGCCGGGAGTGCTTCAGGTTCAGGCAAATCCGGCTACCGGGCGTTTGCTCATCCTCTATTCTCCGCAATCCACTCACGACTTCGAGGCGATCATTCACCGGAGCCTTGCCGCGCCATCGTTTCTCGCGTCGCGGCCAACCGATGGGCAGCCGCGCAAAGGGCCGCTGCTCCGTATTCTCAACCGCTTTCTTCCATCCCGCCGCGAGCTAGCCATTCCGCCCCTTGTCTCTCTTTCGGGGCACGTGGTTCACATCCTGCAAGGCCATTCGTTCGTTGCGACCGTAAATTCAGTCCGTGGCGAAGCACCGCGTTTCTTACGCTCGCTCGGTATCCGCAAGCGGCGCTCGCGCCTGCTCGCCATGACCGGTCTTTCGCTGCTGTTGACCGCGGCGGATCTGGCTCTACAGTATTACCGGAAGCGGGCGTGGCAGCGCCTGGCTCGTAATACTCAACACCGTATCCGGACAGCCCTGATTACCCGGCTCGAAGAACAGGACCTCGAGTTTTTCGATCACCACAGCACCGGCCCGCTGATCAGTACCGTCACCAACGACACCGACCGGATCGGAGAATTCATCGAACAAGCGGGCGACGACCTCATCGAGAAGCCGACGACAATTCTGGTCTCGGGAGTCATTCTCCTACGAACATCCCCCTGGCTCGCGTTGCTCGGGCTGCTTCCGCTGCCGCTCTCGGCGCTCCTGACCCGGACGCTCGAACCCCATGTCGGGGCCCGCTTCGCCAGGTTCGGAGAAATCAAAGACCGATTCAGCCGGATGCTCGAAAACAACATCCCCGGCATTGCGACGGTCAAGAGCCTGACCGCCGAGGAGCTCGAGATCCGGCGGTTATCCGCCTGCGACGCCGAACTCGAGGAAGCGGCGGTCACCGCCGAATCCGCATCGACTCTCCTGTCGGTTCTCAGCCAGGGGACTTTCACCGCGAGCCTGGCGATGGCAACTCACCATAGCGGGAAATTGGCCGGCGCCGGAAAGATCTCGACCAGCAAGCACACCCGGGCAATGTACTGGTTCCCGCAGATGGTGATGGCGTTCACCGGACTCGAGCGGCTGCGCGGGCTCTACCGCTCCGCCGAAATGTCTGCGGCAAACGCCCTGCGCATCCTTGATAGCAAGCCGAAGATCATCGGCGGCCCGGTTCGGCTCGAGGTTTCCACCGTACAGGGCGATGTAAAATTCGAGAATGTCTCTTTCGGTTATGACCCGGGATTCAAGGTTCTGGACGACGTCTCTTTTCAGCTCAGTCCCGGAGAGAACCTGGCAATCGTTGGACCGACGGGTTCAGGAAAGAGTTCGCTTCTGAAACTGCTGCTTCGGTTTTACGAGCCGGATAGCGGCCGAATTCTTCTCGACGGGCACGACATCCGAGAGCTAGACCCGGGAGACCTTCGCCGTGCGGTCAGTTTTGTGGGCCAGGAGATTTACATCTTCGAGGGCACGATTCGCGACAACCTCCTGTTCGGGAGCCCGGACGCATCGCCGGATCAAGTCGTCCGGACGATTACGGAGATCGCTCCCGACCTGGTCCAAACCTTGCCCGGCGGAGTTGACGCGGAAGCCGGCGAGCGCGGAACGCGATTGTCCGGCGGGGCCAAACAACGCGTGGCGGTTGCCCGCGCTCTTCTTAAAGGGTCTCCGGTCCTGGCGCTCGACGAAGTCACATCGCAATTGGATTACAAGACTGAACGTCTCGTGAAGGAACATCTGACGGCCGGAACCGCCGCGAAGACCGTAATCATGGTGGCCCATCGGCTGGCCACGATCCGCGATGCCCACCGCATCATCGTGCTGGACGCCGGCAGAATCCGCGAGCAAGGCACGCACGATGAGTTGCTTGCCCTCGGCGGCCTCTACGCGTCGATCTGGAATCTGCAAAGCGGCGAAGACGGTACACTCGGTAACCTCGAAGTACGCCTGGACCGGCAGCGGTGA
- a CDS encoding cobalamin-dependent protein (Presence of a B(12) (cobalamin)-binding domain implies dependence on cobalamin itself, in one of its several forms, or in some unusual lineages, dependence on a cobalamin-like analog.): MPVTGRRNVLISQPQLLEMGLPYLPVMWGVLKTYWERYGEAQDEINWLTPINNPGEAPLLLKPYRDERVDVLGLSCYVWNWQVQCRIAREMKSMNPDCLVVAGGPEPDYKDPAFFEKHPYIDLVVVKDGEITFNDILKKTLEHELKDLVADHKAFRDIPGLYMAGTPGLGHVFTGPAAVPTEFIYSPYIDQTEHYEAYRNSIPSDVIAVWETNRGCPYSCSFCDWGSATMSKIRRFDMDRVRAEAEWFGRVKVGFIMLADANFGILPRDLEIADIVNEVNRKYTYPKYFSYNTAKNNPDRALSVAKKFLASGLMSTHILSVQHTSEEVLAATDRANISKKKQYEVARQLMEDGIQVYVQLILGMPADRQDLWRACFSDLMEWGIHSYYWIYPYHLLPNAPAAEPEYLERWEIETVERYALTNHGARLRGPIDQHTQTKVPLIVKTSTYSREDWIEMNLYGTFIKALHNASLTQLVAIYLRFTHNITYADFYEDLYDHFICKSALTRRWRQAVESNFREYLEDEDALTFMDVPQLPQFEFQVEGSRWVYIQICYHLDEFYDELAAYLAETYPAIANLGSCLDYQKTLVILPSYDRRAGKTFVAGFDWMDYFERARRLVSYSPLPEPNALPFAEIEVTDQAWFDDGTSLDLDWGSGDEAAKWTQWIHTMTLGRNSHIKNNFQKLAIRRALPSGDLYPEALRLHAGAEDGAVIP; the protein is encoded by the coding sequence ATGCCAGTCACCGGTCGCAGGAACGTGCTCATCAGCCAGCCGCAGTTACTGGAAATGGGTTTACCTTATTTACCAGTAATGTGGGGGGTTCTGAAGACCTACTGGGAACGTTACGGTGAGGCCCAGGACGAAATCAACTGGCTGACGCCGATCAATAACCCCGGGGAAGCGCCGCTGCTTTTGAAACCGTATCGGGATGAACGCGTCGACGTTCTCGGGCTGAGCTGCTACGTATGGAATTGGCAAGTGCAGTGCCGGATCGCTCGTGAAATGAAATCCATGAATCCGGATTGCCTTGTCGTCGCGGGCGGACCGGAACCGGACTACAAGGACCCGGCGTTCTTTGAAAAGCACCCGTATATCGATCTCGTGGTCGTCAAGGATGGCGAGATCACGTTCAACGATATTCTGAAAAAGACGCTCGAGCATGAACTCAAAGACCTGGTAGCCGATCACAAAGCTTTTCGCGATATCCCCGGCCTCTATATGGCCGGGACGCCCGGCCTCGGGCACGTATTTACCGGCCCGGCCGCGGTGCCGACAGAATTCATTTACAGCCCTTACATTGATCAGACGGAGCACTACGAAGCGTACCGCAACTCGATCCCGTCGGACGTCATTGCCGTCTGGGAGACGAATCGCGGCTGCCCGTACAGTTGCAGTTTCTGCGACTGGGGATCGGCGACCATGTCCAAGATACGGCGATTTGACATGGATCGGGTGCGCGCCGAGGCCGAATGGTTTGGCCGCGTCAAGGTCGGCTTCATTATGCTTGCCGACGCCAACTTCGGCATCCTGCCTCGGGACCTTGAAATCGCCGATATCGTCAACGAGGTCAACCGGAAGTACACGTACCCGAAATATTTCTCCTATAACACCGCCAAGAACAACCCGGACCGGGCTTTGTCGGTAGCCAAGAAATTCCTCGCCTCGGGCTTGATGTCGACCCACATTCTCTCGGTGCAGCACACCAGCGAGGAAGTACTGGCGGCGACTGATCGAGCTAACATCTCCAAAAAGAAGCAGTATGAAGTCGCCCGGCAGTTGATGGAGGATGGAATCCAGGTCTACGTGCAACTCATCCTCGGGATGCCGGCTGATCGCCAAGACCTGTGGCGGGCCTGCTTCTCGGATCTGATGGAGTGGGGGATCCATTCTTACTACTGGATCTATCCCTACCACCTCCTGCCGAATGCGCCGGCCGCCGAGCCCGAATACTTGGAACGCTGGGAGATCGAAACGGTCGAGCGCTACGCGCTGACCAATCACGGCGCGCGGCTGCGCGGTCCGATTGATCAGCACACTCAGACCAAGGTTCCGCTGATCGTCAAGACCTCGACCTATTCGCGGGAAGACTGGATCGAGATGAACCTCTATGGAACCTTCATCAAGGCGCTCCATAATGCGAGCCTGACGCAGCTTGTCGCCATCTACCTGCGCTTCACTCACAACATCACCTATGCCGATTTTTATGAGGACCTGTATGACCACTTCATCTGCAAATCGGCGTTGACCCGGCGATGGCGCCAGGCGGTTGAAAGCAACTTCCGGGAATATCTCGAGGACGAGGATGCGCTGACGTTCATGGATGTGCCGCAGCTTCCTCAGTTCGAGTTTCAGGTGGAAGGCAGCCGATGGGTGTACATCCAGATCTGCTATCACCTCGACGAATTTTACGATGAGCTGGCGGCGTATCTGGCGGAAACCTATCCCGCCATCGCGAATCTCGGCAGTTGTCTCGATTACCAGAAGACCCTGGTCATTCTACCGAGCTACGACCGGCGTGCTGGAAAAACCTTCGTCGCCGGCTTCGATTGGATGGACTACTTCGAGCGGGCCCGGCGGCTCGTCTCGTATAGTCCGCTGCCGGAACCGAACGCTCTTCCTTTCGCCGAAATCGAAGTTACCGATCAAGCCTGGTTTGATGACGGCACCTCGCTCGACCTGGATTGGGGCAGCGGTGATGAGGCCGCGAAGTGGACCCAATGGATCCACACCATGACGCTCGGGCGAAATTCGCATATCAAAAATAATTTTCAGAAGCTCGCTATCCGGCGGGCGCTGCCGTCGGGCGACCTCTACCCGGAGGCGCTGCGGCTCCACGCCGGCGCGGAGGACGGGGCGGTAATCCCATGA
- a CDS encoding metal-dependent hydrolase — translation MMMKACGWFIALSLLTVGSAYRVSAQETKIKWFGHAAFSITTPRGKVLLIDPWLRNPSNPEAKGGKDPLASVPAVDYILLTHGHRDHVGDAVEIAGKTGAVLISNPELAGNLVKLADFPGKQAETDAIMGIGGEIQIADGEVTVAMTPAVHSSSVFNPKATATEAERAYGGNPAGFVLIIKNGPTIYHSGDTAYFKDMETIGEEYQIDLALLNIGGHFGMEPRMAAKAAKSVRAKLAIPQHYATFPGISETSGVFAIELKKLGIPFYEMKPGETISFRGKQMVQKK, via the coding sequence ATGATGATGAAAGCATGCGGATGGTTTATAGCTTTATCCCTTCTTACAGTCGGCTCTGCTTATCGCGTGTCGGCGCAGGAAACGAAGATCAAGTGGTTCGGGCACGCGGCGTTTTCGATCACGACGCCTAGAGGCAAGGTATTGCTGATCGACCCCTGGCTCAGAAACCCTTCCAACCCTGAAGCGAAGGGCGGTAAGGACCCATTAGCTTCCGTCCCTGCCGTTGACTACATTCTGCTTACACACGGTCACCGCGATCACGTCGGCGACGCCGTGGAGATAGCCGGGAAAACCGGGGCGGTGCTGATTAGCAACCCTGAGCTAGCCGGCAACTTAGTGAAGCTGGCCGATTTCCCTGGCAAGCAGGCCGAGACTGACGCCATTATGGGCATCGGCGGCGAAATTCAAATCGCCGACGGCGAGGTCACGGTCGCCATGACGCCTGCCGTTCATTCGAGCAGTGTGTTTAATCCGAAGGCCACTGCCACAGAAGCCGAGCGGGCTTACGGCGGGAACCCCGCCGGGTTCGTTCTGATCATCAAGAATGGCCCGACGATTTATCACTCCGGCGATACGGCGTATTTCAAAGATATGGAAACCATCGGCGAGGAGTATCAAATCGACCTGGCCTTGCTCAACATCGGGGGCCATTTCGGGATGGAGCCACGCATGGCGGCGAAGGCGGCAAAATCGGTTCGCGCAAAGCTGGCAATCCCGCAACATTACGCAACGTTTCCGGGAATCAGTGAAACCTCGGGTGTCTTTGCCATCGAGCTTAAGAAACTAGGAATACCTTTTTATGAAATGAAACCGGGCGAGACCATCTCATTTCGCGGCAAACAGATGGTACAAAAAAAATGA
- the msrA gene encoding peptide-methionine (S)-S-oxide reductase MsrA, translated as MLRVLAILWIIATLGCNAATARVSIPDPVIDAPLATAKGQQTAVFAGGCFWGIQAVFQHVKGVIRATSGYSGGEAKTAQYELVSDGNTGHAESVRITYDPSLISYGQLLKVFFAVAHDPTQLNRQGPDTGTQYRSVIFFSDQNQERIARAYIEQLNQAKVFDRPIVTEVVALKAFYEAETYHQDYATRHPNDPYIVMNDLPKVANLRKQLPDLYRTK; from the coding sequence ATGCTCCGCGTTCTCGCCATCCTTTGGATTATCGCCACGCTGGGATGCAATGCTGCCACTGCACGCGTCAGCATTCCTGATCCGGTCATTGATGCCCCGCTCGCCACCGCCAAAGGCCAGCAAACGGCGGTCTTCGCGGGCGGCTGCTTTTGGGGCATTCAGGCAGTCTTTCAACACGTCAAAGGGGTGATTCGGGCGACCTCCGGCTATTCGGGGGGCGAAGCGAAGACGGCACAGTATGAACTGGTCAGCGATGGAAATACCGGCCATGCCGAATCGGTTCGCATCACCTATGATCCATCGCTGATTTCTTATGGCCAGCTTCTGAAAGTGTTTTTTGCCGTCGCTCATGATCCCACCCAGCTGAATCGGCAAGGCCCTGACACGGGCACGCAATATCGCTCCGTCATCTTTTTCTCTGACCAGAACCAGGAACGCATCGCGCGAGCCTACATCGAGCAGCTGAATCAAGCGAAAGTCTTTGATCGACCTATTGTGACCGAGGTAGTCGCTCTCAAAGCTTTTTATGAGGCTGAGACTTACCATCAGGACTACGCCACACGCCATCCGAATGACCCGTATATTGTGATGAATGACCTGCCGAAGGTGGCTAATCTTCGCAAGCAACTTCCCGACCTCTACCGGACGAAGTGA
- a CDS encoding nuclear transport factor 2 family protein, translating into MEEKSMKKISGFSIALTLCMAMLAGPASAQQVPAQGALDELVKMYCAAWNEPDAQHRRELLEKVWASAGTYTDPQSHVEGREALVEHIGRFLKNSPGARIIQSSHADFHHGMFRFAWKFVGGDGKTVMEGIDFGALGPDGKLQRIVGFFGPVKPL; encoded by the coding sequence ATGGAAGAAAAGTCGATGAAGAAGATTAGTGGATTTTCGATAGCGCTCACTCTCTGCATGGCAATGTTGGCCGGGCCTGCGTCGGCTCAACAAGTACCCGCGCAAGGCGCCTTAGACGAACTGGTGAAGATGTACTGCGCTGCGTGGAATGAACCTGATGCTCAGCATAGACGAGAACTTCTTGAGAAGGTGTGGGCGTCTGCGGGCACTTACACGGACCCACAGTCCCATGTTGAGGGCCGCGAAGCGCTCGTCGAACACATTGGAAGATTTCTTAAGAACTCCCCCGGGGCTCGAATCATTCAGTCAAGCCATGCAGACTTCCATCATGGAATGTTCCGGTTCGCCTGGAAGTTTGTTGGCGGAGATGGCAAGACAGTGATGGAAGGCATTGATTTCGGCGCGCTTGGCCCCGACGGAAAGTTGCAGAGGATCGTCGGCTTCTTTGGTCCAGTCAAACCGCTGTAA